Part of the Sphaerochaeta associata genome is shown below.
TTCGGACAGGTCGATCATCTGATCAACAACGCATCCCTCTTTCCTGCACGGACTATGGACGAAACAGATCTCGCCTTGTTCGAACAGGTGATGGCTGTACACAGCACCGCCCCGTTCTTCTTGTCCAGAGAGCTGTATCTGCATCTCAAGGTTCGTGCAGTGAAGGGTTCGGTTATCAACATGCTGGATGCAAAGCTCACTTCCCCCACTGCGTCCAGGCCGGCCTACTACTGTGCGAAAGGAGCGCTGGCCTATCAGACCAAGGCGCTTGCTGCGGCCCTTGGCCCGACTTTGCGCGTAAACGCCGTCTCTCCAGGCTTGGTGCTCAGTAATGGCGATGATGCGTATTTTACAAAGATGCAAAACCAGCTTCCTCTCAAGACGACGGGAAAAACTGACGATATCTGTCAGGCTGTCTCGTATCTTCTTGGTTCTTCATTTGTTACAGGCACAGAGCTTTGTGTCGACGGCGGACAAAGACTTTTGTAGTTTATGTGTAGTTGGCCTCTCAGACATTGCCGTCAGCCTTCAGAATGTACGATAGTAGGGTAGTTAACCGAATATACGAGGAGCGTATATAGATGTATATGCACAACCACAGACGTTTGGCGGTACTCCTTCTGGTATTTGCCACAACAGTTCCCCTGATGGCTCTTCCCCTTCAGGACTTGATAGCCCAAGCATTATCCAAAAGCACCAGCATGCAGGATTTGGAGTACTCCAAGCAGAAAACGTTACTCACCATCGGGCTCAATCAGGTTGAGGATGAGCTGGGTATCGCCATAGCAGCTACAAACATAGAAGCTGAGTACGATGCTACAACTAATGCGTACAAGTTATCAGCAGGAAGTGCTCAGGCAGGAGGTTTGCAGGCTACTTTTACTCTACCTAATGATGAGAAAACTACCATTATAGTATCGACAGGTTCGATGAGTACCAATCTCACTACGGGTACAAGTTATATAAATCCAGCATTAGGAGTCAGCCACACCCTTACCTATGGCTATACTGCAGACAACCAGAAGTCTTTACTCAATCGTCAGACCGAAGTGCTGGCTCTCAGTACCTATGAGTCAAGCAAGCTGAATTTCACCACCAGTATCTACACCCAGATAGATTCGCTGTTGGAGAATGAGAAGTCGATCAAACAGACACAGAAAGAGCTTGCCGATTTGAAAACGAGCTTGGAGCAGAATCTCTCGCTGAAGTTGATCCGGAAGGAAAGCCTTGTGTATCAGGCCCAGGAGCAAACTATCAAAATGAAAGAGGCAACCCTGACCAATCTTCAGGCAACCAGGGAACTCCTGCTTCGCCAGTTCACCCTCCTTGCAGGCTTTGCCTGGGAAGGGGTGGAGGATATTGCACAGCCGAATCTTTCCTTTGCTTCCAATCCCAGTGGCAACAGCAGTGTTTCCTTGAAAGCCCTCGATTTGGATCTGGCCAAGGAAGAGCTTGCATTGAAGATGGCTGAGTTTACCAATAAGAGCTTGGTCTTGAATGGGGGAGTTTCTTCCTCGGTTTCATCCTCTGCGACAGATGCTTTGTCGGTCTCTGCCTCAGCTACATTGCAGGCAAAGAATTTCTCTGCAAAAGCTGGATTAAGCGGCACTTATACTTATTCCACAAACGGTTTTTCCCCTTCACTCTCTGTTTCCGGCTCCTGGAACAACAATCCCACACTCGCCAGTGATGCCCTGACCTTGCAGAAGTTGGAAAATGAGGTTCTTATCGCCAACCTTGCCTACCAGACAGCCCTCAATGAGTATTTGCAGAATGCTGCTGCACTTGAGAGCAATATTGCTGCCTGGAACATGACGCATGCCTTGCAGAGACAGTCGATGGAGTATAATCTGGCACTGTTGAAACAACAGCAAACCCTGTTTGAGAAGGGACTTGCCACCAAAGCGGATGTTGATGACGCTGCCTTTACGGTCGAAATGGATGCCTATACATTGGCTTCCACCTTGTTGGATGGACTGAAACTGGAAAACCAAATCCGCACACTGCAAATCTAAGGGAGAAATGATTCCATGCACGATACTTCGAACGAACTCAATACCGAACACCAAGTAAGAAATCAACTACGCAAGAAGCTGCGCAAGCAACGGGTCAAGCGTCTCATCACCACCTTTATAATTCTTGCCCTTATTGTCTTCGGGCTATACGTCTACACCTTTTACAAAGAGAACAATCGATTTCCATGGGCTCAGGAGAAAGAGCAGGTATCGGCTGTGAAGGAAGTGGAAGCGAAGGTGTACGAGAATGTATTTTCCACCACCATCGACTTGTCCGGGTATGTGGAGCCTATTGAAATCCAGAAGGTCATCCTTCGAGCGGCCGGTGCTGTCACCGATGTCTACGTCAAGGAAGGCGACCGGGTGCAGAAGGGGGACGTTCTGATCGCCTTGGACAACACCAGCCAGTTGTATGAGGTTGCCAATTTGCAGGCGGAATTGGAACGAATCCAACTTACCGGAAGTCAACGGGAGTTGGAGCTGACCGAGCTTCGGCTGAAATCGGCAATGAACCGTCTCGATTATACCAAGGCAATCGCCAACTTCGACGGAGTGGTTGCCGAAGTAAACGTGAGTGTCGGTGACTATTTTGACGCAGGATCATCGGCGATGACAATCATTGACCGCTCACGGTTGAAGGCGACAGTGGAAATCGATGAGATTGACATGCAATACGTACAGCTCGGCCAGAAGGCCGTACTCTATTTTGACTCGTATTCAGAGTCTTCAATCGATGCAGAAGTATCCTATATTCCCATGCTCGGCCGGTACACCAACCAAGGCATCGGAGTCATGGATGTCGAGCTGACCATCGCCAATCCCCCGGCCTCCGTCGCTCCAGGCTATACATTTGAAGGTTCGATCACCAGCGAGGGTGAAACAAAGCTTGTACTGCTTCCTCAATCGGCGGTGACAACCACAAGAGGCAGCAGCACCGTAACCAAGAAGCTTGCCGATGGAAGCACCGTCAGGGTTCCTGTGACTGTCAAATATTTGGGTGAAGGCATCAGCCAACTTCTCAATGGCGATTTGAAAGTAGGAGATACAGTTGTCATCAGGCGTACCGACACCTCCGCCGGAGCCTTTGCCGCCATGGGCGGCCCTGCAGTGAGGATGTTCTAATATGGTTGAGAGTGTAATACGGCTGCAGGATGTCAGGCGTTACTATGTCATGGGGGAGTTCGTAGTCAAAGCCCTTGACGGGGTGACGGTAGACATCAAGCGCGGTGAGTTCACCTCGATCATGGGACCCTCGGGAAGCGGCAAATCGACGATGATGAACCTCATCGGATGCCTTGACACCCCGACCAGTGGCCTGATCGACATCGACGGTGAGAATACCGCCGGTCTCAACGAAACCGAACTTGCCTACATCAGGAACCGAAAAGTCGGCTTTGTCTTCCAGCAGTTCAACCTGTTGGGCAAGCTGACAGCCTTGGATAATGTCATCGTTCCCTTGCTGTACGGCGGAATGTCGGTGCGTGAGCGTAAACAAAAAGCAATGGATGCCTTGGAGCGGGTAGGACTGTCCGACCGCCTGTACCATCGACCGAATGAACTTTCCGGAGGCCAGAAGCAGCGGGTGGCCATCGCCCGGGCCCTGGTGAACAACCCGACGATTCTTTTGGCGGATGAGCCGACCGGAGCGTTGGATACCAAGACCGGGAACCAGATCATGGAGCTCTTTGAGGAGTTGAACAGCGAAGGTCGTACTGTGATTTTTGTCACCCATGACCGTGAATTGGGCATGCGTTGCCATCGGCAGATCCGTATCAGGGACGGAAGGTTGGAGGAGCAACATGCTGTTTGAAAACATAAAACTTGCATTCAGTGCCATGCGCGGCAGCAAGATGAGGACGGCCCTGTCCCTGTTGGGTATTGTCATCGGGGTTGCTTCGGTGGTCGCGATACTCACCATCGGGCAAAGTGCCTCACAGAGCATCACCGAGAGCATTGCCGTCGGCGGCTTGGACATGATCACCATTTATCCATCCTATGGACAACGTACTACCGGAACCTTTACCGAGGAGTTTTCCGATATGCTCATTCGCGACGTTGAGGGGCTGCAGACGGTGTTGCCGCAGAACAACAGCAGCGCTCGTGTCCGCTATGGCAAGGAGTCCATGAACGCATCAGTATCAGGAGTTCTTTCCGACTATGGCAATGTATTGAACCTTGAATACGCAGAAGGCTCCTTCTTCAGTGATATGGACAACATCAACCGCCGTCAGGTGGTGGTGCTGGGTTCGTCGGTTGCAGAGACCTTGTTCTCTGAGCAGGAAGCACTAGGTCAATATGTGAGCTTGTTCCGAAACCAGGCGAAAAGCTACTTGGTTGTCGGTGTTCTTGAAGCCAAGGATGCCACCTTCAACCTTTCGTACGACAATACCGTCTTCATACCCTACAACACCTATGGCCAGCGATTCCTCAGAACCAGTGGGGTAGGCGCGTACGTGATAAAGGTAATGGATGGATATGATACCATCGAGGTCTCCGACCGGGTTACCGAGTACTTGGACGATATCGTCGGTACCGATGGCTACAATCTCTTCAGTCCGGCCTCGCTGGCCGAGATGGCCAATCAGATTACAGGAACCTTCAGTGCATTCCTTGCAGCCATCGCCGCGATCAGCTTGTTGGTGGGTGGCATCGGCATCATGAATATAATGCTCGTTTCCGTAGCAGAGAGAACCAAGGAAATCGGCATCCGCAAGGCCCTTGGTGCAAGTCCCAGCGTAATCCGTGGACAGTTTATTGTAGAGGCTCTCACCTTGACGATTCTCGGCGGCCTGCTTGGTGTTGCCTTGGGTTCGCTGCTCAGTTATGCGGTGACCAACCTGATGGATTGGTCGTTGCATTTATCCTACGCCTCGTTCATACTTGCAATGGGCTTTTCCATGTTTGTCGGTGTCTTTTTCGGGTGGTATCCAGCGATGAAAGCCTCCCGTCTCGATCCGATTGATGCCCTCAATTATGAATAGGATGCGCGGGGGATATACGGTTGAACGCTAAACGAACTCGATGGATGATTGTGGATGCAAGGGAGCCCTTCATTGTCATAACCAGCCTTGCATTCGCTTTCATCGTACTCATAGCACTCGTTATTTTCTTGACCACAGCCATTCTGGAACGCGAGCAGCTTCGGATGCAAAGCGAGGCCGAACGGGCCTTCAATTCCGTGTTCCTTGCGTTGCAGGACAGTACAACAAAAGCTTTGAAAACCATGCAGGACGAGAATATCTCCGGTATCGGTGTGTATAGTTCGATGGGACGCAAGGTGCTCAGTCTTGGTAATGTTCCCATGACCATCCCCCTTGCCCGCTTCTCCACCTCTCTTGATGCCCTGAACAAGAGTAATCCCAATACGGGAATTGCAACGTACAACCGGGAAACCGGGATGATCGAGTACATCCGGTTCAGTCGCCTCACCATTCTCCTCGATACCGGGGAGCTGACCCTTACCGAGAGCGGGCTGTTGCCCACTCCCATCGATTTCCCCGATGTCCTGTACCTCCATTTCGATGGACAGCGTTATCACCACCGCCTCGTGGTGATCATGGTCATCGGCATCATCTCCACCTTCACCCTCATCAGCCTGTTTCTGTTGGTGCTCAGCATCTATCGCAACAACCGCAGGTATCGCGATGCATTGGCCAAACAGGAGAGTCTGGTCAATCTCGGGCAGGCTGCCCGAACCTTGACCCACGAGATCAAGAATCCACTCAGTGCCATCACGATTCAACTGGCTTTGCTGAAGAAGACACTTCCCAAGCAGCATACCAATGACTTGATTCTGATTGAGCAGGAGGTTCAGCGTCTCACCCAGCTAACCAACAAAGTCAGTGACTTCTTACGCAACCCGGTTGGCACACCGGTCTCTGTGGACCTGACGGAGCTGTTCACCTCCCTGATCAAGTGTTTTGACAAGCCGATACGGTTCTTCAGCGAGCAGAGGGTTCAGATTGTCATAGACAGCGACCGGGCTCGATCGGTTTTTGAAAACCTGCTCAAGAATGCAGTGGAAAGCACAACTGATCATGATCCCGAGGTGGAAGTGCGCATTACCACCGATAAGAAGAATTTTGTACATATTTTTGTCATGGACAGGGGGGAGGGAATCCGCCTTGGTGACGCGAAAAAGATATTCGACCCTTTCTTTACCACGAAAATACATGGCTCGGGCATCGGCCTATCCATCAGTCGGCAATTTGTAAAAGCCCGGGGCGGAAATATTCGTTTGTATGGACGTGAAGGAGGCGGGACGGTGGCGGAGGTCATTCTCCCGCGGTCCCTCCATCCGGTGAAACTGGTTGAAAAGGATGAGAAATGAAGATATTGATTGTTGATGATGAGCCTAATATTCGGGACCTGATGCATCGTTATCTGAGTCTGGACGGCATTGACAGTGATTGTGCAGAGAATGGTTTGTCTGCTCAACGCATGTTGGCTGAAGTTGCCTATGATGCATGTCTTGTAGACTTGAAAATGCCTGGCATGGATGGTCTTTCCTTGATCAGCTGGATTCGCAGTGAAGGGTTTCGCATGCCGATCATTATGATCAGCGCCCACGGGGAGATCACCGATGCAGTCTGTGCCCTCAAGGAAGGCGCCCAGGACTATATCGTTAAACCCTTCGATCCTGAGGAGTTGGTCATCCGCCTGAAAAAGCTGGTGGAAGCCCAGCACTTGAAGAACCTGGTTGAGAGTGAGACACGGAACAATACCGATGAGGACAAACAGATTTTTGTCGGTGAAAGTAATTCGATCAAGCGCATCAAGGATGTGATCGGTAAAATTTCCGATACCAACTCCACCGTTCTCATCACTGGAGAGAGCGGCACCGGAAAAGAGGTTGTGGCTCGGGAGATTCATGCTTCCAGCCCGGTCAAGGATGGTCCTTTTGTGGCCATCAATATCGGGGGAGTTCCTGAAAATCTTTTGGAAAGCGAGCTCTTCGGATATGAGAAAGGGGCATTCACCGGTGCAGCTTCTCGTAAGACGGGAATGTTCGAGCTCGCCAGCGGTGGAACGCTTTTCCTCGATGAAATCGGTGATATGCCGCTTTCGCTGCAG
Proteins encoded:
- a CDS encoding SDR family oxidoreductase, coding for MNSKEVVLITGGAKRLGRAMALSLAASGYRVVIHCNESVEQAEKLVQELALQGFDSAYVQGDLSDSGALASLFSQAVQAFGQVDHLINNASLFPARTMDETDLALFEQVMAVHSTAPFFLSRELYLHLKVRAVKGSVINMLDAKLTSPTASRPAYYCAKGALAYQTKALAAALGPTLRVNAVSPGLVLSNGDDAYFTKMQNQLPLKTTGKTDDICQAVSYLLGSSFVTGTELCVDGGQRLL
- a CDS encoding efflux RND transporter periplasmic adaptor subunit, encoding MHDTSNELNTEHQVRNQLRKKLRKQRVKRLITTFIILALIVFGLYVYTFYKENNRFPWAQEKEQVSAVKEVEAKVYENVFSTTIDLSGYVEPIEIQKVILRAAGAVTDVYVKEGDRVQKGDVLIALDNTSQLYEVANLQAELERIQLTGSQRELELTELRLKSAMNRLDYTKAIANFDGVVAEVNVSVGDYFDAGSSAMTIIDRSRLKATVEIDEIDMQYVQLGQKAVLYFDSYSESSIDAEVSYIPMLGRYTNQGIGVMDVELTIANPPASVAPGYTFEGSITSEGETKLVLLPQSAVTTTRGSSTVTKKLADGSTVRVPVTVKYLGEGISQLLNGDLKVGDTVVIRRTDTSAGAFAAMGGPAVRMF
- a CDS encoding ABC transporter ATP-binding protein, which encodes MVESVIRLQDVRRYYVMGEFVVKALDGVTVDIKRGEFTSIMGPSGSGKSTMMNLIGCLDTPTSGLIDIDGENTAGLNETELAYIRNRKVGFVFQQFNLLGKLTALDNVIVPLLYGGMSVRERKQKAMDALERVGLSDRLYHRPNELSGGQKQRVAIARALVNNPTILLADEPTGALDTKTGNQIMELFEELNSEGRTVIFVTHDRELGMRCHRQIRIRDGRLEEQHAV
- a CDS encoding ABC transporter permease; protein product: MLFENIKLAFSAMRGSKMRTALSLLGIVIGVASVVAILTIGQSASQSITESIAVGGLDMITIYPSYGQRTTGTFTEEFSDMLIRDVEGLQTVLPQNNSSARVRYGKESMNASVSGVLSDYGNVLNLEYAEGSFFSDMDNINRRQVVVLGSSVAETLFSEQEALGQYVSLFRNQAKSYLVVGVLEAKDATFNLSYDNTVFIPYNTYGQRFLRTSGVGAYVIKVMDGYDTIEVSDRVTEYLDDIVGTDGYNLFSPASLAEMANQITGTFSAFLAAIAAISLLVGGIGIMNIMLVSVAERTKEIGIRKALGASPSVIRGQFIVEALTLTILGGLLGVALGSLLSYAVTNLMDWSLHLSYASFILAMGFSMFVGVFFGWYPAMKASRLDPIDALNYE
- a CDS encoding sensor histidine kinase, which gives rise to MNAKRTRWMIVDAREPFIVITSLAFAFIVLIALVIFLTTAILEREQLRMQSEAERAFNSVFLALQDSTTKALKTMQDENISGIGVYSSMGRKVLSLGNVPMTIPLARFSTSLDALNKSNPNTGIATYNRETGMIEYIRFSRLTILLDTGELTLTESGLLPTPIDFPDVLYLHFDGQRYHHRLVVIMVIGIISTFTLISLFLLVLSIYRNNRRYRDALAKQESLVNLGQAARTLTHEIKNPLSAITIQLALLKKTLPKQHTNDLILIEQEVQRLTQLTNKVSDFLRNPVGTPVSVDLTELFTSLIKCFDKPIRFFSEQRVQIVIDSDRARSVFENLLKNAVESTTDHDPEVEVRITTDKKNFVHIFVMDRGEGIRLGDAKKIFDPFFTTKIHGSGIGLSISRQFVKARGGNIRLYGREGGGTVAEVILPRSLHPVKLVEKDEK
- a CDS encoding sigma-54-dependent transcriptional regulator, with the translated sequence MKILIVDDEPNIRDLMHRYLSLDGIDSDCAENGLSAQRMLAEVAYDACLVDLKMPGMDGLSLISWIRSEGFRMPIIMISAHGEITDAVCALKEGAQDYIVKPFDPEELVIRLKKLVEAQHLKNLVESETRNNTDEDKQIFVGESNSIKRIKDVIGKISDTNSTVLITGESGTGKEVVAREIHASSPVKDGPFVAINIGGVPENLLESELFGYEKGAFTGAASRKTGMFELASGGTLFLDEIGDMPLSLQVKILRVLQDRKITRLGGTAAMPINARIIAATNKDLEQRVRDGVFREDLFYRLNVVRIVIPPLRERREDIPLLAAGILKRLNRQMGHKVTGFSADALALLCSHEFYGNVRELENILERAVIFSSGDEIQSDDLDLRGSVSLHTQSKDEPKLSDAEAKSLKDVEIDAIIRALHRWEGNRTRAAEELGISRRTLINKIAEYDLNL